A region of the Mesoterricola sediminis genome:
GGGAACCTGGCCCGGGAGGTGGAGGCCTTCAAGGCCGACGTGGCCTCGGGCGCCCGCAAGGACGTGGACGTGGTGGACCGGGAGGGCCGGTCCCTGCGCCAGACCGGCGGCCGCAGCTTCGGCGGGTCGATGGGGCTCGGGGAAGCGGTGGCCGGCCTGGCCCTGGCGGCCTTCGCCTGGCGGCGCCGGCGGCCGTGAACCCCTTCGTCCTGCGCGCGGGCGCCTGGGCCGAGCCCTGGCGCCTGTGGACCTGCCACGCCGTCCATTTCGACGCCGTCCACGCCGGCCTGAACCTGGCCGCGCTGGCGGTCCCCTTCCTGCTGGTTCGGGACCGCGGGCGCCTGGCCCGGGGCCTCCTCGTGGCGGCCCCGGTCCTGGCCCTCCTCCTCCTGCCCGCCATCGGGCCGGGCACGTACCGGGGCGCTTCGGGCCTGGCCTGCACCGCCTGGGCGGCAGCGGGCCTCGGCCTCCTGGGGGACCGGCGGCGCCGGGGGGAGGGCCTCGCCCTCTGCGGCCTCCTGGTCGGAAAGCTGGCCTGGGAGGCCTTCCGGGGTGCCGCTTGGCTGCCAGGCGGCGAGGGTTGGACGGCCCTTCCGGCGGCCCACCTCTGGGGGGCGGCCCTGGGAGGCCTCCTGGCCGGGGTGGACCGCTTCCGGCGGCGGGGCGGCGTGCTTGACAGGAGTAATAATTAATTTATTTTACGAGCGGAACCCTTCCGCCATGACCCCTCCCCTGCCCTCCTTCGCCCGCCGCCTCCGCGCCTTCAACGAGCGGGTGGCCCGCCTCGGCACCGAAGCCTTCAGCTCCATCTGGGCCTTCTACGCCTTCCTGGTGTGGGGCCTGCTGGGCATGCTGCCCGGGGTGAACGCGGCCTTCAAGGAATTCGTCCTCCTGGTCAGTTCGGCCTGGATCCAGCTCTGGGCCCTGCCCCTGCTCATGGTGGGCAACGCGGTGCTGAACAAGGCCGGCGAACGCAGGGCCATGCAGGATCACCAGATGCTCCTGGCGGAACTGAAGCTGCTGAAGCGCCAGATGGCGGAGCTCCATGCCCTGCACGGGGAGATCCTGGAGCTGGTGGCCCGGCTGAGACAGGAAGGGGCCCCTACGCCCCGATGATCTTGATGAGCACCCGCTTGTCGCGGCGCCCGTCGAACTCGCCGTAGAAGATCTGCTCCCAGGGGCCGAAATCCAGGCGGCCCTTCGTGATGGCGACCACGACCTCGCGGCCCATGATCTGGCGCTTGTGGT
Encoded here:
- a CDS encoding rhomboid family intramembrane serine protease — protein: MNPFVLRAGAWAEPWRLWTCHAVHFDAVHAGLNLAALAVPFLLVRDRGRLARGLLVAAPVLALLLLPAIGPGTYRGASGLACTAWAAAGLGLLGDRRRRGEGLALCGLLVGKLAWEAFRGAAWLPGGEGWTALPAAHLWGAALGGLLAGVDRFRRRGGVLDRSNN